One Bradysia coprophila strain Holo2 unplaced genomic scaffold, BU_Bcop_v1 contig_476, whole genome shotgun sequence genomic region harbors:
- the LOC119082564 gene encoding trafficking protein particle complex subunit 12 isoform X1 has product MTTPNLSQYFTNDPPSLFDQLSGTTDSHSNTSMDVNYGVNEAVDMTSNQKEIKVPDDVKDKWAPPHTEPGIPPLLTMPGVQSPNDLSDPIRDAVNYLLGETEAKQRKVLSAEDVTQDERGLRQLIECGCFRSAVNLTGRLLTIYGQGQGRAGQPAKHTTHSLQLWFTRCALLVKLGQYDLCQFESEPFGSLTRPDIYFEFYPEMYPNRKGSMASFSFRLLLAELPSYLGQPKTAIDKLTELSLISAEIKDFYGKEQPESFEFWQQRENRVIHSLVNCALTMKDFSLADHLMDKMTKQPNLQNDRKRALYSAWGRIYLQCGDVFGAEQKFLESRRSKESNSTADLRDLIDRGLIAVAQNDFQTAFGFFENALKLEQTPNTMLLNNMGVCKLYSGKLKDAIALFERAVISNPQKGLNESLLLNLSTLYELESSNDVIKKLALLKQINRHKNDLNINLEYCLKLQTGNKVY; this is encoded by the exons atgacAACCCCGAACTTAAGTCAATACTTTACCAATGATCCGCCCAGTTTATTTGATCAATTAAGTGGCACAACTGACT CCCATTCGAACACGTCAATGGATGTTAACTACGGAGTCAATGAAGCAGTTGATATGACTTCGAATCAG AAAGAAATCAAAGTACCAGACGATGTGAAGGATAAGTGGGCACCTCCACACACTGAACCTGGTATCCCACCATTATTAACAATGCCTGGCGTACAGTCACCCAACGATCTG TCGGACCCTATACGTGACGCTGTCAATTATTTGCTGGGCGAAACTGAGGCGAAGCAAAGGAAAGTTTTGTCAGCAGAAGATGTGACTCAGGACGAACGTGGTCTACGACAATTGATTGAG TGTGGATGCTTTCGATCCGCTGTAAATTTAACCGGACGACTGCTTACGATATACGGCCAAGGACAAGGACGTGCCGGTCAACCAGCCAAACATACAACTCATTCGTTGCAGTTGTGGTTCACTAGATGCGCCCTGTTGGTGAAATTAGGTCAGTACGACCTTTGTCAATTCGAGTCGGAGCCGTTCGGATCTTTAACGCGACCGGACATTTACTTCGAG TTCTATCCGGAAATGTATCCGAATCGAAAGGGCTCGATGGCATCGTTTTCCTTCCGTTTACTCTTGGCTGAACTACCGTCGTATTTAGGACAACCGAAGACCGCGATCGATAAACTAACTGAACTATCGCTGATTTCGGCAGAG ATAAAAGACTTCTACGGAAAGGAGCAGCCCGAATCGTTTGAATTTTGGCAGCAGAGAGAGAACCGTGTAATTCATTCCCTGGTCAACTGTGCTCTGACG ATGAAAGACTTTAGCCTCGCTGATCACTTAATGGACAAAATGACGAAGCAACCAAACTTACAAAATGATCGGAAACGCGCACTGTACTCGGCTTGGGGACGTATTTATCTGCAGTGCGGAGATGTGTTTGGAGCGGAACAGAAATTTTTGGAGTCTCGACGGTCTAAGGAGTC AAATTCCACCGCAGATTTGCGAGATTTGATCGACAGAGGCCTGATAGCAGTAGCACAAAATGATTTCCAAACCGCATTTGGATTCTTTGAAAATGCATTGAAATTGGAACAAACACCGAACACTATG TTGCTCAACAACATGGGTGTTTGCAAACTGTATTCCGGTAAGCTGAAAGATGCAATCGCGTTGTTTGAACGTGCCGTGATATCGAATCCGCAGAAAGGCTTGAACGAGAGTCTTCTGTTGAATTTGTCAACGCTGTACGAATTGGAGTCGAGCAATGATGTGATCAAGAAATTGGCACTGTTGAAGCAGATAAATCGACACAAGAACGATTTGAATATCAATTTGGAGTATTGTCTTAAACTGCAAACGGGAAATAAAGTTTATtag
- the LOC119082528 gene encoding uncharacterized protein LOC119082528, producing MNELGDSHPGPSPLDQLVAPQVQTDLLPITIIAPPTTPDKSSHLDIARTPGSVPIDSEELSHDLVNQGWRKYWSKTENQPYFWNKVSGESLWEMPSSNRFDLSTDPQNNEDVNFKIRSEINVLKEGNLKLKSENIEIKAENGTMQTKIDNLEAENIEIKTKIDNLEAENIEIKTKIDNLEAENIEIKTKIDNLEAENIEIKTKIDNLEAKVDELTRSFKFMVTKYNELEQRFLFRRNQAQARLTVSEEVSLTEMESLEDSFAKLPVDFLAAAMWTSTAMKLPNLSGPKAADLLRENINKFSKFIRSIASKQNFVDAVRNTGKERGFSKGIIKKMEKEAQSVKIQDNQ from the coding sequence ATGAATGAACTCGGAGACAGCCATCCCGGTCCATCACCATTGGATCAATTAGTAGCACCACAAGTACAAACAGATCTGTTGCCTATTACTATTATTGCACCACCCACAACACCCGACAAGTCATCGCATTTGGACATTGCACGCACGCCCGGTTCCGTACCCATCGATTCGGAGGAGCTCAGTCACGATCTGGTCAATCAGGGATGGCGTAAATACTGgtcgaaaaccgaaaatcaaCCGTATTTCTGGAACAAAGTCAGTGGTGAATCTCTGTGGGAGATGCCATCATCGAATCGCTTCGATCTGTCGACAGATCCGCAGAACAATGAAGAcgtgaattttaaaattcgatctgaaataaatgtgctgaaagagggaaatttaaaattaaaatccgaAAACATCGAAATCAAGGCCGAGAATGGGACAATGCAAACGAAAATCGATAATTTGGAGGCCGAAAACATcgaaatcaaaacgaaaatcgaTAATTTGGAGGCCGAAAACATcgaaatcaaaacgaaaatcgaTAATTTGGAGGCCGAAAACATcgaaatcaaaacgaaaatcgaTAATTTGGAGGCCGAAAACATcgaaatcaaaacgaaaatcgaTAATTTGGAAGCCAAAGTCGATGAATTGACGAGATCGTTTAAGTTTATGGTTACAAAATACAATGAACTCGAACAGAGGTTCCTGTTTCGGAGAAACCAAGCACAAGCACGACTGACTGTATCAGAGGAAGTCAGCCTAACTGAAATGGAATCACTGGAAGATTCCTTTGCAAAGCTGCCAGTTGATTTCCTTGCAGCAGCTATGTGGACGTCCACAGCGATGAAACTCCCAAATCTAAGTGGTCCCAAGGCAGCAGATCTGTTACGTGAAaacattaataaattttcaaaattcattcgATCGATAGcttccaaacaaaattttgtagaCGCAGTGAGGAACACCGGAAAAGAGCGCGGATTTTCGAAGggaattatcaaaaaaatggaaaaggaaGCGCAAAGTGTTAAAATTCAAGACAATCAGTGA
- the LOC119082563 gene encoding mRNA (2'-O-methyladenosine-N(6)-)-methyltransferase-like produces the protein MNELGSNVKDSHPGPSAWDQLVAPQVQTDLLPINNIAPPTTPNKSSHLDIAHTPGSVPIYSEELSHDLVNQGWRKYWSKRENRPYFWNKVSGESLWEMPSSNRFDPLTDPLGICNTGQNGPQTPSPSPHTSTLKRRASEDTTSPGHNNPNAPPLKKFVLTGPWDLEVPTNVLIVERPPTLLPHPHPEIEAMRAAYVVKLIKTYEDLCMRRQNIKSPRESFNRWLMERKVIDRGFDPLLPSHCVPEISPSMYREIMNDIPLKIVKPKFTGDARKQLSKYAEAAKHIIESQSAKAESKKIVKWNAEETFQWLRRTVGASYEDFQDRLSHLKRQCEPHLIETVKSNVEALCVKIYHLSAENARKIRDRHIQLLKDNGIHEPTLPPAPPVLRKVWCYSVQFSVPSPRMPLVEYTPNPNRDQMEIKYTHAFMSQPDVQSINLTHLQKLEQLYRYNCYDDKKFDLFIARVWCLLKRYQSFLGNLTTTSQECEATQAALPVSVFECLQRHFGVSFECFASPMNCYFRQYCSAFYDVDSYFGSRGPFLEFKPVSGSFQLNPPYCEELIDATLQHIDRLLTDSHEPLSFIVFLPEWKEPPLQCLNRIEESHFKRKSVVVPGMAHEFRHGYQHVLPKSDIYIKCIHGTMVVWLQNNSGFSRWGPTESRVDALLEAFRPVREKERERLQQQLSQQHDAVPDVQEPKTPTSI, from the exons ATGAATGAACTCGGAAGCAATGTTAAAGACAGCCATCCCGGTCCATCAGCATGGGATCAATTAGTAGCACCACAAGTACAAACAGATTTGTTGCCTATTAATAATATTGCACCACCCACAACACCCAATAAGTCATCGCACTTGGACATTGCACATACGCCCGGTTCCGTGCCCATCTATTCGGAGGAGCTCAGTCACGACCTGGTCAATCAGGGATGGCGTAAATACTGGTCGAAACGCGAAAATCGGCCGTACTTCTGGAACAAAGTCAGCGGTGAATCTCTGTGGGAGATGCCATCATCGAATCGGTTCGATCCGTTGACAGATCCGCTGGGAATCTGCAACACCGGTCAGAATGGACCACAAACACCGTCTCCGTCGCCGCACACTTCGACGCTGAAACGGAGAGCGTCCGAGGACACAACCAGTCCCGGCCATAATAATCCGAATGCACCTCCGCTGAAGAAATTTGTGTTAACTGGTCCATGGGATCTGGAAGTTCCGACGAATGTGCTAATCGTTGAACGTCCGCCGACTCTTCTGCCGCATCCGCATCCGGAAATCGAAGCTATGCGCGCCGCATACGTTGTCAAATTGATCAAAACGTACGAGGATCTGTGTATGCGTCGACAGAATATCAAATCGCCGCGTGAGTCATTCAACAGATGGCTTATGGAACGAAAGGTTATCGATCGTGGATTTGATCCGCTGCTTCCCAGTCATTGTGTACCTGAAATCTCCCCGTCGATGTACAGAGAGATTATGAACGATATTCCactaaaaattgttaaacCAAAATTTACTGGCGACGCACGCAAGCAACTCTCTAAATACGCTGAAGCAGCTAAGCACATAATCGAATCGCAATCAGCTAAGgcagaaagtaaaaaaatagtGAAATGGAATGCAGAGGAAACCTTTCAATGGCTACGACGAACGGTCGGTGCTAGCTATGAAGACTTTCAGGATCGATTGAGTCATCTAAAACGTCAGTGTGAACCTCACCTAATTGAAACGGTTAAGTCAAATGTCGAAGCGTTATGCGTCAAAATCTATCACCTATCGGCAGAGAATGCGCGCAAGATTCGCGATCGACACATTCAGCTACTTAAAGACAATGGAATACATGAACCAACGCTACCACCTGCGCCACCAGTTCTGCGGAAGGTGTGGTGCTATTCTGTCCAATTTTCGGTTCCTTCTCCACGAATGCCACTCGTCGAGTACACTCCCAATCCCAATCGTGATCAAATGGAAATCAAGTACACCCATGCGTTTATGTCACAACCGGATGTACAGTCAATCAACTTAACACATCTACAGAAATTG GAACAACTGTACCGATACAATTGCtacgacgacaaaaaatttgacttgttCATCGCTCGCGTCTGGTGTTTGCTGAAACGTTATCAATCATTTCTGGGCAACTTAACGACAACGTCACAAGAGTGTGAGGCAACGCAGGCAGCGCTACCAGTCAGTGTATTCGAATGTTTACAGCGACATTTCGGTGTATCGTTCGAATGCTTCGCGAGCCCGATGAACTGCTATTTTCGCCAATATTGTTCGGCGTTTTACGACGTGGACTCGTATTTCGGTTCAAGGGG TCCGTTTTTAGAGTTTAAGCCTGTGTCTGGATCGTTTCAACTGAATCCGCCTTACTGTGAAGAACTGATTGACGCAACGTTACAACACATTGACAGGCTGCTGACGGATTCGCATGAACCTTTAAG ttttattgttttcctACCAGAATGGAAAGAACCGCCGCTACAGTGTTTGAATCGGATAGAAGAAAGTCATTTCAAGAGAAAATCAGTCGTCGTACCAGGAATGGCACACGAATTCCGTCATGGATATCAACATGTCTTACCCAA atCGGACATTTACATCAAATGCATTCACGGCACAATGGTCGTATGGCTGCAGAACAACAGCGGATTCTCACGATGGGGTCCGACCGAAAGCCGTGTCGACGCCCTGCTGGAAGCGTTTCGTCCGGTGCGAGAGAAAGAACGCGAACGACTGCAGCAGCAATTGAGTCAACAACATGATGCCGTTCCCGATGTACAGGAACCAAAGACGCCGACATCAATTTAG
- the LOC119082564 gene encoding trafficking protein particle complex subunit 12 isoform X2, whose translation MTTPNLSQYFTNDPPSLFDQLSGTTDSHSNTSMDVNYGVNEAVDMTSNQKEIKVPDDVKDKWAPPHTEPGIPPLLTMPGVQSPNDLSDPIRDAVNYLLGETEAKQRKVLSAEDVTQDERGLRQLIECGCFRSAVNLTGRLLTIYGQGQGRAGQPAKHTTHSLQLWFTRCALLVKLGQYDLCQFESEPFGSLTRPDIYFEFYPEMYPNRKGSMASFSFRLLLAELPSYLGQPKTAIDKLTELSLISAEIKDFYGKEQPESFEFWQQRENRVIHSLVNCALTMKDFSLADHLMDKMTKQPNLQNDRKRALYSAWGRIYLQCGDVFGAEQKFLESRRSKESNSTADLRDLIDRGLIAVAQNDFQTAFGFFENALKLEQTPNTMLQLKDAIALFERAVISNPQKGLNESLLLNLSTLYELESSNDVIKKLALLKQINRHKNDLNINLEYCLKLQTGNKVY comes from the exons atgacAACCCCGAACTTAAGTCAATACTTTACCAATGATCCGCCCAGTTTATTTGATCAATTAAGTGGCACAACTGACT CCCATTCGAACACGTCAATGGATGTTAACTACGGAGTCAATGAAGCAGTTGATATGACTTCGAATCAG AAAGAAATCAAAGTACCAGACGATGTGAAGGATAAGTGGGCACCTCCACACACTGAACCTGGTATCCCACCATTATTAACAATGCCTGGCGTACAGTCACCCAACGATCTG TCGGACCCTATACGTGACGCTGTCAATTATTTGCTGGGCGAAACTGAGGCGAAGCAAAGGAAAGTTTTGTCAGCAGAAGATGTGACTCAGGACGAACGTGGTCTACGACAATTGATTGAG TGTGGATGCTTTCGATCCGCTGTAAATTTAACCGGACGACTGCTTACGATATACGGCCAAGGACAAGGACGTGCCGGTCAACCAGCCAAACATACAACTCATTCGTTGCAGTTGTGGTTCACTAGATGCGCCCTGTTGGTGAAATTAGGTCAGTACGACCTTTGTCAATTCGAGTCGGAGCCGTTCGGATCTTTAACGCGACCGGACATTTACTTCGAG TTCTATCCGGAAATGTATCCGAATCGAAAGGGCTCGATGGCATCGTTTTCCTTCCGTTTACTCTTGGCTGAACTACCGTCGTATTTAGGACAACCGAAGACCGCGATCGATAAACTAACTGAACTATCGCTGATTTCGGCAGAG ATAAAAGACTTCTACGGAAAGGAGCAGCCCGAATCGTTTGAATTTTGGCAGCAGAGAGAGAACCGTGTAATTCATTCCCTGGTCAACTGTGCTCTGACG ATGAAAGACTTTAGCCTCGCTGATCACTTAATGGACAAAATGACGAAGCAACCAAACTTACAAAATGATCGGAAACGCGCACTGTACTCGGCTTGGGGACGTATTTATCTGCAGTGCGGAGATGTGTTTGGAGCGGAACAGAAATTTTTGGAGTCTCGACGGTCTAAGGAGTC AAATTCCACCGCAGATTTGCGAGATTTGATCGACAGAGGCCTGATAGCAGTAGCACAAAATGATTTCCAAACCGCATTTGGATTCTTTGAAAATGCATTGAAATTGGAACAAACACCGAACACTATG TTGC AGCTGAAAGATGCAATCGCGTTGTTTGAACGTGCCGTGATATCGAATCCGCAGAAAGGCTTGAACGAGAGTCTTCTGTTGAATTTGTCAACGCTGTACGAATTGGAGTCGAGCAATGATGTGATCAAGAAATTGGCACTGTTGAAGCAGATAAATCGACACAAGAACGATTTGAATATCAATTTGGAGTATTGTCTTAAACTGCAAACGGGAAATAAAGTTTATtag